A window of the Verminephrobacter eiseniae EF01-2 genome harbors these coding sequences:
- the rpsH gene encoding 30S ribosomal protein S8 codes for MSMSDPIADLLTRIRNAQMVAKPTVMVPSSKVKVAIAQVLKDEGYIDGFQVKTEAGKSELEIALKYYAGRPVIERIERVSRPGLRVYKGRDAIPQVMNGLGVAIVTTPKGVMTDRKARATGVGGEVLCYVA; via the coding sequence ATGAGCATGAGTGATCCCATCGCTGACTTGCTGACCCGCATCCGCAATGCGCAGATGGTCGCCAAGCCCACGGTCATGGTGCCTTCTTCCAAAGTGAAGGTCGCCATCGCCCAGGTGCTGAAGGACGAGGGCTATATCGACGGCTTCCAGGTCAAGACCGAAGCCGGCAAGTCGGAACTCGAAATTGCGCTGAAGTACTACGCAGGCCGCCCGGTGATCGAGCGCATCGAGCGTGTCAGCCGCCCTGGCCTGCGGGTCTACAAGGGCCGCGATGCCATTCCGCAGGTCATGAACGGTCTGGGTGTGGCCATTGTCACCACGCCCAAGGGCGTAATGACCGATCGCAAGGCGCGCGCTACCGGCGTCGGTGGCGAAGTGCTGTGCTACGTGGCCTGA
- a CDS encoding carbohydrate ABC transporter permease, with amino-acid sequence MNEPRLQKRTLFLIAYLVFAVLPIYWMVNMSFKTNEEILSSFSLWPRHFTWANYETIFSDASWYSGYINSLIYVAINTAISLTVALPAAYAFSRYQFLGDKHVFFWLLTNRMTPPAVFLLPFFQLYTTVGLMDTHIAVALAHLLFNVPLAVWILEGFMSGIPREIDETAYIDGYGFARFFVTIFLPLIKAGVGVAAFFCFMFSWVELLLARTLTSVNAKPIVATMTRTVSASGMDWATLAAAGVLTIVPGAIVIWFVRHYIAKGFAMGRV; translated from the coding sequence ATGAATGAGCCCCGCCTGCAGAAACGCACGCTGTTCCTGATCGCCTATCTGGTGTTCGCCGTGCTGCCCATCTACTGGATGGTCAACATGAGCTTCAAGACCAACGAGGAGATCCTGTCGAGCTTCTCGCTCTGGCCCCGGCACTTCACCTGGGCCAACTACGAGACCATCTTCAGCGATGCGTCCTGGTACTCGGGCTACATCAACAGCCTGATCTACGTGGCCATCAACACGGCGATCTCGCTCACGGTGGCGCTGCCTGCGGCCTATGCCTTCTCGCGCTACCAGTTCCTGGGCGACAAGCATGTGTTCTTCTGGCTGCTGACCAACCGCATGACGCCGCCGGCCGTGTTCCTGCTGCCGTTCTTCCAGCTCTACACCACCGTGGGGCTCATGGACACGCACATCGCCGTGGCGCTGGCGCACCTGCTGTTCAACGTGCCGCTGGCGGTGTGGATTCTCGAAGGCTTCATGAGCGGCATCCCGCGCGAGATCGACGAGACGGCCTACATCGACGGCTACGGCTTCGCGCGCTTTTTCGTGACCATCTTTTTGCCGCTCATCAAGGCCGGCGTGGGCGTGGCGGCGTTCTTCTGCTTCATGTTCAGTTGGGTGGAACTGCTGCTGGCGCGCACGCTGACCAGCGTCAACGCCAAGCCCATCGTGGCCACCATGACGCGCACCGTGAGCGCCTCGGGCATGGACTGGGCCACGCTGGCTGCCGCCGGCGTGCTGACCATCGTGCCCGGCGCCATCGTGATCTGGTTCGTGCGCCACTACATCGCCAAGGGTTTCGCGATGGGCCGTGTCTGA
- the rplR gene encoding 50S ribosomal protein L18 — MLTKKEQRLRRSRQTRIRIAQQGVARLTVNRTNLHIYANVISDDGSKVLASASTAEAEVRQSLGAAGKGGNAAAARIIGLRIAEKAKAAGIQKVAFDRAGFAYHGRVKALADAAREAGLQF; from the coding sequence ATGTTGACCAAGAAAGAGCAGCGTCTCCGCCGTTCGCGCCAGACCCGCATCCGCATTGCCCAGCAAGGCGTGGCGCGCCTGACCGTGAACCGCACCAACCTGCATATCTACGCCAATGTGATTTCCGACGACGGCAGCAAGGTGCTGGCCAGCGCATCGACGGCCGAGGCCGAGGTGCGCCAGTCGCTCGGCGCAGCGGGCAAGGGCGGCAATGCCGCTGCCGCCCGGATCATCGGCCTGCGCATCGCCGAAAAGGCCAAGGCCGCCGGCATCCAGAAGGTGGCATTCGATCGCGCAGGCTTTGCCTACCACGGCCGCGTCAAGGCATTGGCCGACGCTGCCCGTGAGGCCGGCCTGCAGTTCTAA
- a CDS encoding carbohydrate ABC transporter permease — protein MSSTTKPVNQRAWFLILPVIVCVAFSAILPLMTVVNYSVQDIISPERRVFVGTEWFAAVMRDEELHAALWRQLSFSLAVLAVEIPLGILLALSMPTQGWKSSAVLVVVALSLLIPWNVVGTIWQIFGRSDIGLMGRMLQALGIEYSYTGNATQAWLTVLLMDVWHWTPLVALLAFAGLRSIPGAYYQAARIDGASKFAVFRYIQLPKMRGVLMIAVLLRFMDSFMIYTEPFVLTGGGPGNATTFLSQYLTQKAVGQFDLGPAAAFSLIYFFIILLLCFVLYNWMQRVGTSAKEGAGHE, from the coding sequence ATGAGTTCGACGACCAAACCGGTGAACCAGAGGGCCTGGTTCCTGATTCTTCCGGTCATTGTCTGCGTGGCCTTCTCGGCCATCCTGCCGCTGATGACGGTGGTCAACTACTCGGTGCAGGACATCATCAGCCCCGAGCGCCGCGTGTTCGTGGGCACCGAGTGGTTCGCCGCCGTGATGCGCGACGAGGAACTGCACGCCGCGCTGTGGCGCCAGCTCAGCTTCTCGCTGGCCGTGCTCGCGGTGGAGATCCCGCTGGGCATCCTGCTCGCGCTGTCGATGCCCACGCAGGGGTGGAAGTCTTCCGCCGTGCTCGTGGTGGTGGCCCTGTCGCTGCTGATCCCGTGGAACGTGGTGGGCACGATCTGGCAGATCTTTGGCCGCTCGGACATCGGCCTCATGGGCCGCATGTTGCAGGCGCTGGGCATCGAATACAGCTACACGGGCAACGCCACGCAGGCCTGGCTCACGGTGCTGCTGATGGACGTGTGGCACTGGACGCCGCTCGTCGCGCTGCTGGCGTTCGCGGGGCTGCGCTCGATCCCCGGCGCGTACTACCAGGCCGCCCGCATCGACGGCGCGAGCAAGTTCGCCGTGTTCCGCTACATCCAACTGCCCAAGATGCGTGGCGTGCTCATGATCGCGGTGCTGCTGCGCTTCATGGACAGTTTCATGATCTACACCGAGCCCTTCGTGCTCACGGGCGGCGGGCCGGGCAATGCGACGACCTTCCTGTCGCAGTACCTGACGCAAAAAGCCGTGGGCCAGTTCGACCTGGGCCCCGCCGCCGCGTTCTCGCTGATCTATTTCTTCATCATCTTGCTGCTGTGCTTCGTCCTCTACAACTGGATGCAGCGCGTGGGCACATCCGCCAAGGAGGGCGCAGGCCATGAATGA
- a CDS encoding DUF2160 domain-containing protein, with product MFDWMAWTTPVAVFFVCIVLMLIGMTVWEIRSPTTLRKGFLPIATTRGDRLFIGLLSAAYVNLIFVGLSGRIAQWLGLAGEPSVWFGFVASMALLVLVMRKG from the coding sequence ATGTTCGACTGGATGGCCTGGACCACCCCGGTGGCCGTGTTCTTCGTCTGCATCGTGCTCATGCTGATCGGCATGACGGTCTGGGAGATCCGCTCCCCCACCACGCTGCGCAAGGGGTTCCTGCCGATCGCGACCACGCGCGGCGACCGGCTCTTCATCGGCCTGCTGTCGGCCGCCTACGTGAACCTGATCTTTGTCGGGCTGAGCGGCCGCATCGCCCAGTGGCTGGGCCTGGCCGGCGAGCCTTCGGTGTGGTTCGGTTTCGTGGCGTCCATGGCGCTGCTGGTGCTGGTCATGCGCAAGGGCTGA
- a CDS encoding ABC transporter substrate-binding protein: MKVQFKAIALAATTLALGQAAWAGEAEAKKWIDNEFQPSTLSKERQMAEMKWFIDAAKKLQTKGVKEISVVSETITTHEYESKTLAKAFEEITGIKVKHDLIQEGDVVEKLQTSMQSGRSIYDGWISDSDLIGTHYRYGKIMNLTDYMSGAGKEFTNPGIDLKDYIGTKFTTAPDGKLYQLPDQQFANLYWFRADLFERKDIKDKFKARYGYDLGVPLNWSAYEDIAEFFTNDVKTIDGKPIHGHMDYGKKDPSLGWRFTDAWLSMAGTADIGAPNGLPIDEWGIRVADDKCTPVGASVARGGATNSPAAVYALTKYVDWMKKYAPKEAMGMTFGESGPVPAQGQIAQQIFWYTAFTADMTKPGLPVVNADGTPKWRMAPGPNGPYWKQGMQNGYQDVGSWTFFKEHNPDRTAAAWLYAQFVTAKTASLRKTIVGLTPIRESDIQSKAMTDLAPKLGGLVEFYRSPARVAWSPTGTNVPDYPKLAQLWWKNVAQAVTGEKTPQGAMDTLADEMDQVMARLERAGMAHCAPKLNPKSDPSKWLSDKQAPWAKLANEKPKGETIAYSLLLQAWKDGKAR; the protein is encoded by the coding sequence ATGAAGGTGCAGTTCAAGGCGATCGCACTCGCCGCCACGACCCTGGCTTTGGGGCAGGCTGCCTGGGCCGGCGAGGCCGAAGCCAAGAAGTGGATCGACAACGAGTTCCAGCCATCCACGCTGAGCAAGGAGCGGCAGATGGCCGAGATGAAGTGGTTCATCGATGCCGCCAAAAAGCTGCAGACCAAGGGCGTGAAAGAAATCTCGGTGGTGTCCGAGACCATCACCACGCACGAATACGAGTCCAAGACGCTGGCCAAGGCGTTCGAGGAGATCACGGGCATCAAGGTCAAGCACGACCTGATCCAGGAAGGCGACGTGGTCGAGAAGTTGCAGACCTCGATGCAGTCGGGCCGCTCGATCTACGACGGTTGGATCTCGGACTCGGACTTGATCGGCACCCACTACCGCTACGGCAAGATCATGAACCTGACCGACTACATGAGCGGCGCGGGCAAGGAATTCACGAACCCCGGCATCGACCTGAAGGACTACATCGGCACCAAGTTCACCACCGCGCCCGACGGCAAGCTCTACCAGTTGCCCGACCAGCAGTTCGCCAACCTGTACTGGTTCCGCGCCGACCTGTTCGAGCGCAAGGACATCAAGGACAAGTTCAAGGCCAGGTACGGCTACGACCTGGGCGTGCCGCTGAACTGGAGCGCCTACGAGGACATCGCCGAGTTCTTCACCAACGACGTGAAGACCATCGACGGCAAGCCGATCCATGGCCACATGGACTACGGCAAGAAAGACCCGTCGCTGGGCTGGCGCTTCACCGATGCGTGGCTGTCGATGGCGGGCACCGCCGACATCGGCGCGCCCAACGGCCTGCCGATCGACGAATGGGGCATCCGCGTGGCCGACGACAAGTGCACGCCCGTGGGCGCCTCGGTGGCCCGTGGCGGCGCCACCAACTCGCCCGCCGCCGTCTACGCGCTGACCAAGTACGTGGACTGGATGAAAAAGTACGCGCCCAAAGAAGCCATGGGCATGACCTTCGGTGAATCCGGTCCCGTGCCCGCCCAGGGCCAGATCGCGCAGCAGATCTTCTGGTACACCGCCTTCACCGCCGACATGACCAAGCCCGGCCTGCCCGTGGTGAACGCGGACGGCACGCCCAAGTGGCGCATGGCCCCCGGCCCCAACGGCCCCTACTGGAAGCAGGGCATGCAAAACGGCTACCAGGACGTTGGCTCGTGGACCTTCTTCAAGGAGCACAACCCCGACCGCACGGCCGCCGCCTGGCTGTACGCGCAGTTCGTGACGGCCAAGACCGCCTCGCTCAGGAAAACCATCGTGGGCCTGACGCCGATCCGCGAAAGCGACATCCAGTCCAAGGCCATGACCGACCTGGCGCCCAAACTGGGCGGCCTGGTCGAGTTCTACCGCAGCCCGGCCCGCGTGGCCTGGTCGCCCACCGGCACCAACGTGCCCGACTACCCCAAACTGGCCCAGCTCTGGTGGAAGAACGTGGCCCAGGCCGTCACGGGCGAGAAGACCCCGCAAGGCGCCATGGACACGCTGGCCGACGAGATGGACCAGGTGATGGCCCGCCTGGAGCGCGCGGGCATGGCCCACTGCGCGCCCAAGCTGAACCCCAAGAGCGATCCTTCCAAGTGGCTGAGCGACAAGCAGGCGCCATGGGCCAAACTGGCCAATGAAAAGCCCAAGGGCGAAACCATCGCCTACAGCCTGCTGCTGCAGGCATGGAAGGACGGCAAGGCGCGCTGA
- the rplN gene encoding 50S ribosomal protein L14 encodes MIQTESRLEVADNTGAKSVLCIKVLGGSKRRYASVGDIIKVSVKEAAPRGRVKKGEIYSAVVVRTAKGIRRGDGSLVKFDGNAAVLLNAKLEPIGTRIFGPVTRELRTEKFMKIVSLAPEVL; translated from the coding sequence ATGATCCAGACAGAATCCCGGTTAGAAGTCGCCGACAACACCGGCGCCAAGTCCGTCCTGTGCATCAAGGTGCTGGGCGGCTCCAAGCGTCGCTACGCCAGCGTTGGCGACATCATCAAGGTCAGCGTCAAGGAAGCGGCGCCGCGCGGGCGCGTCAAAAAAGGCGAGATCTACAGCGCGGTGGTGGTGCGCACGGCCAAGGGCATCCGCCGTGGTGATGGCTCGCTGGTCAAATTCGATGGCAACGCAGCAGTGTTGCTCAACGCCAAACTGGAGCCCATCGGCACCCGCATCTTCGGACCCGTGACACGCGAACTGCGTACCGAGAAGTTCATGAAGATCGTGTCGCTGGCTCCTGAAGTTCTTTGA
- the rplE gene encoding 50S ribosomal protein L5 — MARLQAIYRDKLVPELIRQFGYSSPMQVPRLSKITLNMGVSEAVSDKKVMDSAVADLTRIAGQKPVVTKAKKAIAGFKIREGQAIGCMVTLRGVQMYEFLDRFVTVALPRVRDFRGISGRSFDGRGNYNVGVKEQIIFPEIEYDKVDALRGLNVSITTTARTDEEAKALLAGFRFPFKN; from the coding sequence ATGGCACGACTCCAAGCAATTTACCGCGACAAGCTCGTCCCCGAACTGATCCGGCAATTCGGCTACAGCTCGCCGATGCAGGTTCCCCGTCTGAGCAAGATCACCCTGAACATGGGCGTGAGCGAGGCCGTCTCGGACAAGAAGGTGATGGACAGCGCCGTCGCCGACCTGACCCGGATCGCGGGTCAAAAACCGGTGGTGACCAAGGCCAAAAAGGCCATTGCCGGCTTCAAGATCCGCGAAGGCCAGGCCATCGGTTGCATGGTCACGCTGCGTGGCGTGCAGATGTATGAGTTCCTCGACCGTTTCGTGACCGTGGCCCTGCCGCGGGTGCGTGACTTTCGGGGCATCTCGGGCCGCTCCTTCGACGGCCGCGGCAACTACAACGTCGGCGTCAAGGAGCAGATCATTTTTCCTGAAATCGAGTACGACAAGGTCGATGCACTGCGTGGTCTCAATGTCAGCATCACCACCACGGCCCGGACCGACGAAGAAGCCAAGGCGCTTCTGGCCGGGTTCCGTTTCCCGTTCAAGAATTGA
- a CDS encoding ABC transporter ATP-binding protein gives MRLALDSISKKVGAQTWLHEMRLALHSGAVTVLLGATQAGKTSLMRIMAGLDPPTAGRVTVDGVDVTGMPVRERNVAMVYQQFINYPSMKVAANIASPLKLRGEKNIEARVRELASRLHIEMLLERYPSELSGGQQQRVALARALAKGAPLMLLDEPLVNLDYKLREELREELSPLFAAGQSTVVYATTEPGEALLLGGYTAVLDEGRLLQYGPTADVFHAPDSLRVARAFSDPPMNLVAASATAQGVRLQGGAELALPLPQDMAATAELTMGVRASALRVQARPGDVGVAGVVELSEISGSDTFVHACTPWGGLVAQLTGVHYFELGTAITLHLDPAQAYVFGADGRLAWAPARQGRR, from the coding sequence ATGCGGCTGGCATTGGACAGCATCAGCAAGAAGGTGGGGGCGCAGACTTGGCTCCATGAGATGCGCCTGGCGCTGCACAGCGGCGCCGTCACGGTGCTGCTGGGCGCCACGCAGGCGGGCAAGACCAGCCTCATGCGCATCATGGCCGGGCTGGACCCGCCCACGGCGGGCCGCGTGACGGTGGACGGCGTGGACGTGACCGGCATGCCGGTGCGCGAGCGCAACGTGGCCATGGTGTACCAGCAGTTCATCAACTACCCCTCGATGAAGGTGGCGGCGAACATCGCATCGCCCCTCAAACTGCGCGGCGAAAAGAACATCGAGGCCCGCGTGCGCGAACTGGCCAGCCGCCTGCACATCGAGATGCTCCTGGAGCGCTATCCGTCCGAACTCTCGGGCGGCCAGCAGCAGCGCGTGGCGCTGGCGCGCGCACTGGCCAAGGGCGCGCCGCTGATGCTGCTGGACGAACCCCTGGTGAATCTGGACTACAAGTTGCGCGAGGAACTGCGCGAGGAACTGAGCCCACTGTTCGCAGCCGGGCAGTCCACCGTGGTGTATGCCACCACCGAGCCGGGCGAAGCCCTGCTGCTGGGCGGCTACACGGCGGTGCTCGACGAAGGCCGGCTGCTGCAGTACGGCCCCACGGCCGATGTGTTCCACGCGCCCGATTCGCTGCGCGTGGCGCGCGCCTTCAGCGATCCGCCCATGAACCTGGTCGCCGCATCGGCCACCGCGCAGGGCGTGCGCCTGCAGGGCGGCGCGGAACTGGCGCTGCCCCTGCCGCAGGACATGGCAGCGACGGCTGAACTGACCATGGGCGTGCGCGCCAGCGCGCTGCGCGTGCAGGCCCGCCCTGGCGATGTGGGCGTGGCCGGGGTGGTGGAACTGTCGGAAATCTCCGGCTCCGACACCTTCGTGCATGCCTGCACACCCTGGGGCGGTCTGGTGGCGCAGTTGACCGGCGTGCATTACTTTGAACTGGGGACGGCCATCACGCTGCACCTGGACCCGGCGCAGGCCTACGTGTTTGGCGCCGACGGCCGGCTGGCATGGGCGCCCGCGCGCCAGGGAAGGCGCTGA
- the rplF gene encoding 50S ribosomal protein L6, with translation MSRVAKMPVTIPAGVDVSVKDDQIAVKGAGGTLSLAQNVLVKVTSSDGKLRFEPANESRQANAMSGTLRQLVNNMVLGVSKGFEKKLSLVGVGYKAAAAGAKLNLVVGYSHPVNIDMPAGITVTTPTPTEVVVKGADRQRVGQIAAEIRAVRPPEPYKGKGIRYADEKITIKETKKK, from the coding sequence ATGTCCCGAGTAGCAAAAATGCCCGTCACCATCCCCGCTGGCGTGGATGTGTCCGTGAAAGATGACCAGATCGCCGTCAAGGGCGCTGGTGGCACGCTGTCGCTTGCCCAAAATGTGCTGGTCAAGGTGACGAGCAGCGACGGCAAGCTCCGCTTCGAGCCGGCCAACGAGTCCCGCCAAGCCAACGCAATGAGCGGCACGCTGCGCCAGTTGGTCAACAACATGGTGCTCGGCGTCAGCAAGGGCTTCGAGAAAAAGCTCAGCCTGGTAGGCGTGGGTTACAAGGCAGCGGCCGCCGGCGCCAAGCTGAACCTGGTGGTGGGCTACTCGCATCCGGTCAATATCGACATGCCCGCCGGCATCACGGTGACCACCCCTACGCCCACGGAGGTGGTGGTCAAGGGAGCAGATCGCCAGCGCGTGGGCCAGATCGCTGCCGAGATTCGTGCCGTCCGCCCGCCCGAGCCTTACAAGGGCAAGGGCATCCGTTACGCGGACGAAAAGATCACGATCAAAGAGACCAAGAAGAAATAA
- the rpsN gene encoding 30S ribosomal protein S14 — protein MAKVALIQRELKREKLVAKYAKKYVQLKAIAGDAKRSDAEREAARLGLQKLPRNANPTRQRNRCAITGRPRGTFRQFGLARAKIREMAFAGDIPGITKASW, from the coding sequence ATGGCTAAAGTAGCTTTGATCCAGCGCGAACTCAAGCGCGAAAAACTGGTCGCCAAGTACGCAAAGAAATATGTGCAGCTCAAGGCCATCGCCGGCGACGCCAAGCGCAGCGACGCAGAGCGTGAAGCCGCCCGCCTGGGTCTGCAAAAGCTCCCGCGCAACGCGAACCCGACACGCCAGCGCAACCGCTGCGCCATCACCGGGCGTCCGCGTGGCACTTTCCGTCAATTCGGCCTGGCGCGCGCCAAGATCCGCGAAATGGCTTTTGCAGGCGATATCCCCGGTATCACCAAGGCCAGTTGGTAA
- the rplX gene encoding 50S ribosomal protein L24 codes for MNKIRKGDEVIVLAGRDKGKRGTVSQRKDDSYLLIEGINLVKKHAKPNPLKGTTGGIIQKTMPIHQSNVAVFNAATGKADRVGIKVQSDGTRVRVFKSSGTEIKGT; via the coding sequence ATGAACAAGATTCGCAAGGGCGACGAAGTCATCGTGCTGGCCGGCCGCGACAAGGGCAAGCGCGGCACGGTGTCGCAACGCAAGGATGATTCGTATCTGCTCATCGAGGGCATCAACCTGGTCAAGAAGCACGCCAAGCCCAACCCGTTGAAGGGTACGACCGGCGGCATCATCCAAAAGACCATGCCGATCCATCAGTCCAACGTGGCCGTATTCAATGCCGCTACCGGCAAGGCCGACCGCGTGGGCATCAAGGTGCAATCCGACGGTACACGCGTGCGCGTGTTCAAGTCCAGCGGCACCGAAATCAAGGGGACCTGA
- a CDS encoding DeoR/GlpR family DNA-binding transcription regulator, translating to MNTNPRQLLLLEEVRARKSVTVEQLAATLSVTLQTVRRDVQRLAESGLLTRFHGGVRVPGSTVENLAHTQRETLDAEGKARIARAVASQVPHDCSLILNIGTTTEAIAKALLHHRGLRVITNNLNVAAILSSNPECEVIVAGGVVRTRDRGIVGEAAVDFIRQFKVDIALIGISGIETDGSLRDFDYREVKVAQTIIEHAREVWLAADHSKFNRPAMVQLATLGQIDRLFTDAPPPEPFPALLRDAEVLCTVAA from the coding sequence GTGAATACGAATCCCCGCCAACTGCTGCTGCTCGAAGAAGTGCGCGCGCGCAAGTCCGTCACGGTAGAGCAGCTCGCCGCAACCCTGAGCGTGACCTTGCAGACCGTGCGCCGCGACGTGCAGCGGCTGGCCGAATCGGGCCTGCTCACGCGCTTCCACGGTGGCGTGCGGGTGCCCGGTTCCACGGTGGAGAACCTGGCCCACACGCAGCGCGAAACGCTCGATGCCGAAGGCAAGGCGCGCATCGCGCGCGCCGTGGCCAGCCAGGTGCCGCACGACTGCTCGCTGATCCTGAACATTGGCACCACCACCGAGGCCATCGCCAAGGCGCTGCTGCACCACCGGGGCCTGCGCGTGATCACCAACAACCTGAACGTGGCCGCCATCCTGAGCAGCAACCCCGAGTGCGAGGTGATCGTGGCGGGCGGCGTGGTGCGCACGCGCGACCGGGGCATCGTGGGCGAGGCGGCGGTGGACTTCATCCGCCAGTTCAAGGTGGACATCGCGCTCATCGGCATCTCGGGCATCGAGACCGACGGCTCGCTGCGCGACTTCGACTACCGCGAGGTGAAAGTGGCGCAGACCATCATCGAGCACGCGCGCGAGGTCTGGCTGGCCGCCGACCACAGCAAGTTCAACCGCCCGGCCATGGTGCAACTGGCCACGCTCGGCCAGATCGACCGCCTGTTCACCGACGCCCCGCCGCCCGAGCCTTTTCCCGCGCTGCTGCGGGACGCCGAGGTGCTCTGCACCGTTGCCGCCTAG
- a CDS encoding ABC transporter ATP-binding protein — protein MARISLDLAHSYQPHPRQDSDYALLPLEMAFEDGGAYALLGPSGCGKSTMLNIMSGLLVPSHGKVLFDGRDMTRASPQERNIAQVFQFPVVYDTMTVAENLAFPLKNRKVPEQQIRRRVGQIAEMLELSGQLDQRAAGLSADAKQKISLGRGLVRPDVAAVLFDEPLTVIDPRLKWQLRRKLKQIHHELQLTLIYVTHDQVEALTFADQVVVMTRGRALQTGSADALFERPRHVFVGYFIGSPGMNFLPARMEGGRLDVAGHRLQIPAGRALPAGGLQVGVRPEYLALAPAQQPGALPCTVSQVQDIGTCLMLTAKVGEHTLKARLSPATRLPSAGDTVWLQVLGEHTCFYRNEELLA, from the coding sequence ATGGCGCGCATCAGTCTGGACCTGGCGCATTCGTACCAGCCCCACCCCCGGCAAGACAGCGACTACGCGCTGCTGCCGCTCGAGATGGCGTTCGAAGATGGCGGCGCCTATGCGCTGCTGGGCCCCTCGGGCTGTGGCAAGAGCACCATGCTCAACATCATGTCGGGCCTGCTCGTGCCTTCGCACGGCAAGGTGCTCTTCGATGGCCGCGACATGACGCGAGCGAGCCCGCAGGAGCGCAACATCGCGCAGGTGTTCCAGTTCCCCGTGGTCTACGACACCATGACGGTGGCCGAGAACCTCGCCTTTCCGCTCAAGAACCGCAAGGTGCCCGAGCAGCAGATCCGCCGGCGCGTGGGGCAAATCGCCGAGATGCTGGAGCTGAGCGGCCAACTCGACCAGCGCGCGGCGGGCCTGTCGGCCGATGCCAAGCAAAAGATCTCGCTGGGCCGGGGGCTGGTGCGCCCGGACGTGGCGGCCGTGCTGTTCGACGAGCCGCTCACGGTGATCGACCCGCGCCTGAAGTGGCAGTTGCGGCGCAAGCTCAAGCAGATCCACCATGAGCTCCAGCTCACGCTGATCTACGTGACGCACGACCAGGTAGAGGCGCTCACCTTCGCCGACCAGGTGGTGGTGATGACGCGCGGACGCGCGCTGCAGACGGGTTCGGCGGATGCGCTGTTCGAGCGGCCCCGGCATGTGTTCGTGGGGTATTTCATCGGCTCGCCCGGCATGAACTTCCTGCCCGCCCGCATGGAGGGCGGCCGCCTCGATGTGGCCGGCCACCGCCTGCAGATCCCGGCGGGGCGCGCCCTGCCCGCAGGCGGCCTGCAGGTGGGCGTGCGGCCCGAGTACCTGGCGCTCGCACCCGCGCAGCAGCCGGGGGCGCTGCCCTGCACCGTGTCGCAGGTGCAGGACATCGGCACCTGCCTGATGCTGACCGCCAAGGTGGGCGAGCACACGCTCAAGGCGCGCTTGAGCCCTGCAACGCGGCTGCCCTCGGCGGGCGACACCGTCTGGCTTCAGGTGCTGGGCGAACACACCTGCTTTTATCGAAACGAGGAGTTGCTGGCATGA